One part of the Algibacter sp. L1A34 genome encodes these proteins:
- a CDS encoding LysE family translocator, giving the protein MNITFIFFLGLVFALVGVIPPGLLNMTAAKISLKEGHVRGIMFSVGACVVVIIQTSIAAVFALYLSRNHDVIDVLQRVAFVVFVLVTIYFLFIAKSEPKEQVEPKVRSKGSRFFQGVFLSGINVFPIPYQAYITITLASFGWLDFSQTSIISYVAGAAMGTFVTLYMYIFFFDKIKSKTLTSQKNMNRIIGSITGIIAIVTLINIIREI; this is encoded by the coding sequence TTGAACATTACATTTATCTTTTTTTTGGGGTTAGTTTTTGCGCTTGTTGGTGTTATTCCGCCAGGGTTGTTAAACATGACGGCTGCTAAAATTAGTTTAAAAGAAGGGCATGTACGCGGTATTATGTTTTCTGTAGGAGCTTGTGTAGTAGTAATTATTCAAACTAGCATCGCGGCAGTTTTTGCACTTTATTTAAGTAGAAATCATGATGTTATAGATGTTTTACAACGCGTAGCTTTTGTTGTTTTTGTATTAGTGACTATTTATTTTTTGTTTATAGCAAAATCGGAACCTAAAGAGCAGGTAGAGCCAAAGGTTAGAAGTAAAGGTAGTCGGTTTTTTCAAGGTGTTTTTTTATCGGGAATTAATGTATTTCCTATTCCTTATCAGGCCTACATAACTATTACTTTAGCGTCTTTTGGTTGGTTAGATTTTAGTCAAACCAGTATTATTTCATATGTTGCTGGTGCAGCTATGGGGACATTCGTTACCTTATATATGTATATTTTCTTTTTCGATAAAATAAAGAGTAAAACTTTAACATCGCAAAAAAATATGAATCGTATTATTGGAAGTATTACTGGAATTATTGCTATTGTGACTTTAATAAATATTATTAGAGAAATATAG
- a CDS encoding glycosyltransferase encodes MKKRILVAPLNWGLGHATRCIPIINALILNGFEPIIASDGVALALLKKEFPNLKCLELPSYNVTYAKNGKHFKLKLIKDSPKLLKAIKAEKKAVKNIVDSEGISGIISDNRLGVRSKKVPSVFITHQLNVLSGITTWFSTKIHQKIINKFHACWVPDTAGEINLSGKLGHIKHFEIPTTYIGPLSRFTKKETEIKNDLMVLISGPEPQRSMLEERLLAELKDFNGKIMFVKGVMENEQTIQVNGNMTIYNFMTSTLLEKTINESELIISRSGYTTVMDLAKLNKKAFFIPTPGQFEQEYLAERLSDMRLVPTCSQDNFSLKTLENITGYAGLKTFDFEVDFKVLLSLFQGE; translated from the coding sequence ATGAAAAAACGAATTTTAGTAGCTCCATTAAATTGGGGTTTAGGCCATGCCACACGATGTATACCTATTATTAATGCGTTAATTTTAAATGGATTTGAACCCATTATTGCTAGTGACGGCGTAGCTTTGGCTTTATTGAAAAAAGAATTTCCAAATCTAAAATGTTTGGAATTACCATCATACAACGTAACTTATGCTAAAAACGGGAAGCATTTTAAGTTGAAATTAATTAAAGATTCACCAAAACTTTTGAAGGCAATTAAAGCTGAAAAAAAAGCGGTTAAGAATATTGTAGATTCAGAAGGGATTTCTGGTATAATTTCGGATAACCGATTAGGTGTGCGGAGTAAGAAAGTGCCATCGGTTTTTATCACACATCAATTAAATGTTTTAAGTGGTATCACAACTTGGTTTAGCACTAAAATACACCAGAAAATTATTAATAAATTCCATGCTTGTTGGGTTCCGGATACTGCTGGAGAAATTAATTTAAGTGGAAAACTAGGACATATTAAGCATTTTGAAATACCCACGACATATATTGGACCTTTAAGTCGCTTTACTAAAAAAGAGACTGAAATTAAAAATGATTTAATGGTTTTAATTTCGGGTCCAGAACCGCAGCGCAGCATGTTGGAAGAACGCCTTTTAGCAGAACTGAAAGATTTTAATGGTAAAATTATGTTTGTAAAAGGTGTGATGGAAAACGAGCAAACCATACAAGTAAACGGCAATATGACGATTTACAATTTTATGACATCCACTTTATTAGAAAAAACAATTAATGAAAGTGAATTAATAATTTCGCGCTCTGGTTACACTACAGTAATGGATTTAGCTAAACTGAACAAAAAAGCCTTTTTTATACCAACACCTGGGCAGTTTGAACAAGAATATTTGGCTGAAAGATTAAGTGATATGCGATTAGTACCAACTTGTAGTCAGGATAATTTTAGTTTGAAAACACTTGAAAACATAACGGGTTATGCAGGCTTGAAAACTTTTGATTTTGAGGTTGATTTTAAAGTATTATTAAGCCTTTTCCAGGGTGAATGA
- the trmB gene encoding tRNA (guanosine(46)-N7)-methyltransferase TrmB has translation MGSKNKLRRFRENETFSNVFQPSREELVESNFNLKGHWRSEVFKNENPLVLELGCGKGEYSVALAQKYPNKNFIGVDIKGARFWRGAKTAIEENIPNVAFLRTQIELIDHAFANNEVDEIWITFPDPQIKYKRTKHRMTNAVFLERYKQILKPDGVMNLKTDSEFMHGYTLGLLHGAGHEVLYANHNVYKQEGSPEEVTSIQTFYESQYLEKNKPITYIKFKIK, from the coding sequence GTGGGTAGTAAAAATAAACTGAGACGATTTAGAGAAAACGAAACCTTTTCCAACGTATTTCAACCATCGCGAGAAGAATTGGTCGAGTCAAATTTCAATCTAAAAGGACATTGGCGCTCCGAAGTTTTTAAAAACGAGAATCCGTTAGTGCTAGAATTAGGTTGCGGAAAAGGAGAATATTCAGTAGCATTAGCTCAAAAGTATCCAAATAAAAATTTTATTGGTGTCGATATTAAAGGTGCTCGATTTTGGAGAGGAGCAAAAACTGCCATAGAAGAAAATATACCTAATGTGGCTTTTCTGCGTACGCAAATAGAGCTTATCGATCATGCTTTTGCTAACAATGAAGTAGACGAAATCTGGATAACATTTCCAGATCCACAAATAAAATACAAGCGTACCAAACACCGTATGACAAATGCTGTTTTCTTGGAACGTTACAAACAGATTCTGAAACCAGATGGTGTCATGAATTTAAAAACTGATAGCGAATTTATGCACGGTTATACACTAGGATTGCTACATGGAGCTGGTCACGAAGTTTTGTATGCCAACCATAATGTTTACAAACAAGAAGGTAGCCCAGAAGAGGTGACTAGTATTCAAACCTTTTACGAGTCGCAATATTTAGAGAAAAATAAACCTATCACTTATATTAAATTTAAAATTAAATAG